Genomic window (Capricornis sumatraensis isolate serow.1 chromosome 1, serow.2, whole genome shotgun sequence):
gcaaccccatagacagcagcccacaaggatTGGTAGGAATTTTATATGAAGCTtgggactgaaagccagagggcCAGGGTTTTGAACCGTCAACTCTACCTCTGGTTTATGCAGGCTAAAGTTTAGGATACAAGCTGCTACAGCAGTGAGAGCTATCCAGCCTTCTTGTTACTGAGTGAAACACAGATGTTTAGTAAATTTGCAAAactgttttaaataattcaatatatgtattaaataatttaatctgatttaaaaattaaatatattccaGAGGAACTAAATCAATAATTTCTAATGATTgataatataatatattcaaaacCAATCCTCAcaagggattaagaggtataaattattatatatgtaataaataagttacaaggatataCTATACAGTACAGATAATATGaccaatattttatgataactttaaatggaatataatctataaaaatctgaatcactatgttatatacctaacactaatataatattgtaaatcaactatacttcaatttttaaaaaaagacctaaAGCTAGTCAATGTGAAGTGCAGAAGAGTAATATGTACATAGCTTTCACTGAACTGTTTCATCCACAGCAGGTTGGTCAGGTAACAGATAAGCTGCTGCTGTAACAGATAACCATCTCAACAGCTTAACACAATAAAGATGTATTTCCTACTCACTCTCAAGATAATTCTAAAATCAGGTTCTTTCCAACTAGTGGCTCTACCATTCTCCTGGACAAGGGTCAGCAAACTTTCTGTAAAGTGCTAGACAGTAAATGTTTTTGGCTTTGGGGGCCTTATGTTCTCTACTGCGACTACTCGACTCTGCTGTTGAGGGCGAGTAGAGCCACAGACCATATAAAAACAAATCAGTGTGATTGATTCCAGTAacactttatttatggacactgaaatttgaacttGATATCATTTTCAGGTGTCACAAAATATTCTTACTCTTTAATTTTCaactatttaaaacataaaaccattcttagctcacaGGCAGTTAGAAGCAGGCAGTGGGCTGGATGTGACCTGCAGGCCAACACCTGCTCTAGGGTCTCCTCCAAGTCCTCAGAGTTGATCTCTGCATCCTCTGTACCCAGGTGGTAATGAAGGATCTTGTAGGAGATTTTAGGGGCCAGTAGTGATCCCACATCACCCTTCCCCCATTTCCTCAACCAGAATTAGTTACAGGCCCTACTGGGATATAGGAGGTCTAGAAAGTACAGCCTCCTATGTGcccaagaagaaaatgaaatggtatGGGGAAGAAACGGCAACATATTTGCCatcaaataattttcctttattttccattcttcttgcctttctttaaaatatttctcactttccttttctcttccccagccaggtgGTTCATCATTTCATACTGTTTCAGTATGacctttctttaaatatttcttccttaTCTTGAAGCTTTTCTTGACTCATCTAACCAAAAATAATATCTTTCCTTTAAAGCACCAAAGAACTTCTCTCATCACGTACCTTACCTTACATGGTGAATACTTGTGAACTTTTCTTCTTCCCATCGCTAGATTATAAGATCCTTGAGGgttgtgttagtgttagtcactcagttgtgtccatctctttgtgaccccatggactgcaggccaccaggctcctctgtccatggaattctctaggcaagaatactggaatgagtgaccatatccttctccaaaggatcctcccaacccagggattgaaccctggtctcctgcattgcaggcagattctttaacatctgagccgtcagggaagccttGAGGGTTGGTACTACACAgatttttaattacagttttctTGAGATGAAACTCCTATGTGATAAAATTGACCCATTTAAAGAGTAAAATTCaacataaaatggtgcagctgctatgaaaaacagtttcttcaaaaattaaaaatagaattatcatacaatccaacaattccacttctgggcatatccaaaagaattgaaggcAAGAACTCAAACAGATATTTGTCCACTCATGTACACAGCAGAATTATTCTCAATAGTGGCATAAAGGCAACCccaatgtccattgacagatgaatggataaacaaaatgtgctacatatatatatatatatatgtacatatacagagGATACAAAGGGAtaatattcagccttaaaaggtGGGGAATTCTAACACATACTACATGAATAAACCTGAGGCTCttctgctaagtgaaatgagctagtcacaaaaggacaaatactatttgattccacttatatgaggtatctagaGTACTCACAATTATAGAGTGTAGAATGATGATTGCCAGGGAGAGAAATGGGGAGTTCTGGTTTAATGAGCACAGTTTCAGTTCTACAGGATGAGAAGAGTTCTAGAGATAGATGGTGCAAGATGGTGCTGGTTACACAGCTTTGTGAATGTGCTTAATACCACTGACCTGTACACATAAAAATGGTTATGATGTTAagttttatgttatatgtatctTATCATAAAACATTGTTAAAATACATAGTAACAATGTCACCAAAAAAGGAGCACACTTAAGTTGTTTTTAGATATTTGTAAAGTTGTCCAACCATTGccacaattttattttacttttttagacttaaaaaaatttttttttttagttttttggctgtgccccatggcctgtgggatcttatttcccccaccagggattgaacccatgtcccctgcatcagaagtgtgcagtcttaaccactggattgccagggaagtatGCCACAAACAATTTTAGAACCTTTTCATCACCctaaaaagaaaccctgtacccattagcagtcattccTCATTGCCCTtcctcccagctcctggcaactaCTAATCAATTTTCTGTCTCTATTGATTTCCCTATtttgaacatttcatacaaatggaatcatataacatGTAACTTTTTGTGTCCAActttaacttagcataatgttttttaaGGCCCATCCACACTATAGGATGTATCATTTACTTTACAGCTGAGTGATTTTTCCAAAGGAGAGATATATTGtccgtgcatgctcagtcatatctgatttttttggaccctatggactgtagcccgccaggctcctctgtccgtgggattctccaggcaagaatactgcagtgggttgtcatgcccttccctggggcatcttcctgacctaggggtccaacctgtgtctcctgcctttgcaggtgaattctttaccactgaaaccaACTGAGTAGCCCCAGAAAGAGATGCTACCTTTTGTTTATTcatgctgatggacatttggcttgcttcttctttttaatttaattttacttatttggctgtgcctggtcttagttgcagcacacaggatcttctaaCTTTGTTGAGGTATGTGAGGATGTGAACTCTTAACTGCAGCATATAGGACCTGAGAAGGGtttaaacccaggcccctgcactgggagcatggagtcttagccactggaccaccagggaagtccctggcttctttcttttttctggctattttgaataatgctgctatgaatatttgtcTATAAGTTTTGTGTGGACGTATGTCTCCATTTCTCTTGAATTATGTATATAATCACCTACTTGCCTACTCATATGGCAACTCCATGTTAGacattttgaggaacctccacctTGTCTTCTACAGCAAGAGCACCACTTTACAATCCGCCATCAGTGAATCAATGAATcaatttctccatattctcaccaGAACTTGTTACTGTCTGTCTTTTTAATTATGGCTATCCTTGTGGGTATGAAGTGGTAGTTCACTGGGATTTTGATCTATATTTCCAAAATAACTGGTGATGTTAGGCATCTCTTtatatgcttattggccatttgtatatcttccttggagaaacgTTTATTATATCCTCTGCCTAATTTTAAATTCAggtatatgatttgaaaatattctttcccatcctgtgggtttttttcactttctttttagtgTCCTTTGAaacacagaagtttttaattttaatgatgtccaatttatctgtttttcttttcttttattgcttgTGTTATTGATGCCATTTCTAAGAAATCATTGCTTAATCCGAGCTCATGAAGATTTCCtcataagagttttatagttttagctcttactttGGTGTTTgatcattttaagttaatttttatgtatggtgtgaaGTAGAAGTTCAACATCATTCTTTTATGTGTgaatatccagttgtcccagcaccgcTTGTTGAAAAAGTCTATTCTTTCCCCATTGGATTATATTGGCACCTTTGTTAAAAATTGATTTTCCATACGTGTATGAATTTATTTGTAGACTCTCAGTTCTATCtcactgatctatatgtctgtccttTATGCCACTATCACACTGTCTTGAATACTGTAGATTTGTcaaaagttttgaaattgggaagaATGACTCttaaaactttgttcttttttttttctatactgttttggctattcttcATTTCTTGTACTTCTATATGACTTTTAGATTCAGCTTGTTAATTTCTGCACAATACCAGTTGGACTTTTGATAGTTATTGCACTGAATCTGCAGATTTACTTGGGTagtattgccatcttaacaatattgtctCCTGATCCACGAACATGGGGTATCTTTCAATTTACTTaggtttcctttcatttctttcagtaaCGTTCTTTGGTTTCTCATGCACAAGTCTTAAAGTTCTTCCTCAaatttattccaaagtattttgttcttttaatgctATTAAAAGTGGAATTGTTTTCTCAATTTCATATTGTTtattatagaaatacaattgatttttatatattgatcttGCACCCTACAGTCTTGCTGAACTTGTTTACTATTttgaatagtgtgtgtgtgtggatcctTTTTATTGTTATACCCCCTGGAGCACCTAATACAGTTCGTAACATTAACTAGTATTCAATCCACCTGTAGTCCTTGAGTTGCTGTCTTTGAATGCCACGTTTCCACAGAAACCTTCCATTCACTGAATAATTTCCCATTTTCCAATACCATTgactctttcttcttctctttcactcttatcTACAGGCTTAGGAACAATGGGCCGAGGCATTGTCATTTCTTTTGCAAAGGCCCAGATCCCTGTGATTGCCGTAGAATCAGACAAGAAGCAGCTAGAGACTGCAAGCAAGATAATAACCTCCATCTTGGAAAAGGAAGCATCCAAAATGCAGCAGAGTGGCCACGCTTGGTCAGGACCAAAACCCAGGTTAACTACATCTATGAAAGAGCTCAGTGGTGTAGATTTAGTCATTGAAGCAGTATATGAGGAAATGAACCTGAAGAAGCGTGTCTTTGCTGAACTATCAGCTATATGCAAGCCAGAAGCATTTTTATGCACCAACACTTCAGCCCTGGACATTGATGAGATTGCTTCTTCCAGTGACCGTCCTCACTTGGTCATTGGCACCCACTTCTTCTCACCAGCTCATGTCATGAAGTTGTTAGAGGTTATTCCCAGCCGATTCTCTTCCCCCACCACCATTGCCACGGTTATGAATTTAtcaaaaaagattaagaagattGGAGTAGTTGTAGgcaattgttttggatttgttggGAATCGAATGCTGAGGTCTTATTATGATCAGACATACTTCTTATTAGAAGAAGGCAGTAAACCAGAGGAGATAGATGAGGTGCTGGAAGAGTTTGGTTTTAAAATGGGACCTTTTAGAGTGTCTGATCTTGCTGGGTTGGATATAGGTTGGAAATCCCGCAAAGGGCAAGGTCTTACTGGACCTACATTgcctccaggaagttctgcccGGAAGCGAGGTGGCCGGAGATATTGCCCAATTCCTGATATGCTGTGTGAGTCAGGACGGTTTggtcagaagacaggtaagggtTGGTACCTTTATGATAAGCCTCTGGGAAGGATTCACAAACCTGATCCCTGGCTTTCCCAATTTCTGGCACAGTACAGGGAAACGTATCACATCAAACCACGAATCATTACCCGGGATGAGATCCTTGAGCGCTGCCTATATTCACTCATCAATGAGGCATTTCGCATCTTGGAAGAAGGGATGGCAGCTACCCCAGAGCACATTGATGTTATCTATTTACACGGGTATGGATGGCCAAGGCACAAGGGTGGGCCCATGTTCTACGCTTCCACAGTTGGGTTGCCCATGGTGCTAGAGAAGTTGCAGAAATACCACAGGCAGAATCCTGATATTCCCCAACTGGAGCCTTGTGACTATCTTAAAAAACTGGCTTCCCAGGGAAACCTTCCTCTGGAAGAGTGGCAAAGCTTGGCAGGACCCCCCAGAAGTAAACTGTGATTCGGCCTTTCAGGTTTTGCCTTACCTGCTGGCATCAGGCAACACTCACTGAATTTCATAGAAACTAATCCAAAGAGATCCAAAGTAAGATTGCtctgaaatacaaaatgaaaggaATAATCAGTTGGCTAAAACCCCTCTTTGGATCTTCTGTCTGATGATTCTAATGGGTCAAATCTTCAGGAATGTGCTTCTTATGCCAGCGATCTGTCTGTATCAGATAAATGATTTCAGTTGCACTGAATAAACTTGTGTTAACATTGTAATAACTAAGGAGAGAGGCTCAGGAATAAGTTGAGGTTCCCAGTTCCTTGATCATTTGAGAAATATGTCATCAATTATTAATTGATAAATGCATAAATTCATGTTGAGTCTTTCATCCTCACACACGTGGCAGTGATAGGAAATATTATGGACCCTCCATCAATAGATCCTCATTGTTCACGCCTAAGCATCTTGCACAACACTTAACAGACCTAAAACCTGGAGGGGCATTTATCCAGCAAGGAAGCCTGTGATAAAGGCTTCAGTTCAGAGTCTCAGAGGTAGAGTGGAGACAGTTGGCAGGGTAGGGTCCGCAGTAGGGGTCTGTATGCGTGAACTTGGAAAGCTGCCCAGGGGGAGGCCAGGGGCAAAGTTTCAATGGCAGAAGGGTGTTGAAACTTAAGCAAAACACAGTTGGGAGTTAGTGAGGAAACCACATACTTCAGACCAGAATGGGGAGTCAAAGGAGCTTAAAAAGTCACACTCAACATTATCATTTCTGTCCAAGGCCCATGTGTACAGTTGTCCTTGCTGCTTGTAAGAGGCTCAGTAATGTCTGATGACAATTTCCTCAAGACCACTAGATGTCTTTATTTACCCTTCTATTCAAGCAGCAGTAATGgaaagtgaactctgggagattgtgaaggacagggaagcctggagtgctgcagtccttgaggtcgcaGAAcaggacataactgagtgatgaacaacaacaacaaattacacTTGTTAACTTAGTGTAAGGTGGGAATCTCAGGGATCTAACCTCCTCTAATTCTGTGATAAAGTAATAATACCAGTTTCCTGGTCATGGGAAGCCTTTGTGATGTTGAGTATGAAATGGTTGAATCCTGACAAGTCtaaaattattgaaaaacaaattttgtgTAATTTTGTTATAAGAATTCTTCTCTTTTTACTGTTTGCCTTGTTTGGTTAAAAGTTGAGGGGCTAGTCAACCCAataacttgtacacaaatgtttagaGCAGAACTATTCGTAACAGCCCCAAattggaaacaatccaagtgtccatcaactgatgaatgcctaaataaaatgtaaactggCCATACAGTAGGATATTATTTAgtcataaaaaaaagagaagtgctaatacatactacaacatgatgaatcttgaaaatattatgctaagtgaaaacaTAGGCAAATCTATTGAGATAGAAAGCAGATTACAGTTTGCCAAAGGCTGAATGATTGGGGGTAGGGAACAGGGTGTGGCTGCTGATAGATACAGAGTTTCTTTCTGggttaatgaaaatgttctgaaattattgTTTTGATGGTTGTATAACTCTGTAAATCTACTTAAAACCATTGAGTTGTATACCCTAAATGTATGaactgtatggtatgtgaattatatcttaatcAAGTTAATAAACAAGTAAGCAACTTGTTTACTTACTTAGGAAGTCTTGTGGACCCTTCATTCAACAGATACTCTGTGCACCCGTGAACATCTTGCACAGCACTTGGCAGATCAAGAATCTGGAGGGGCATTGATCCAGCAATCCTTTGTCATATAAGGAAACAAATAGGCTTAGGTTATTGTCCTTCAGGGTCATGTGAATGAATTGGTTTTTACGATGTTTTTGCCAAGGAACCCAAGCAAAATTACCAAAAGTTCTAACAGAGAAATCTTGAATGAATATAGTACAAGTTTTCATTGTAAAAAGtaaaccaaaaacaacaaaaaaaaacttttagaatGTGCTTTGAATTGTAGTTcaatttagaataatttttgaGATATATATTGTTGGAGTTTatataattaaagagaaaaatagaaaaaattcctgaaaatagTAACTCTGCAAAGTAACTTAGTTTCAAATTAATGAACAcataactttttcttctttagacCTTGCATAGATTTCAATTTtgagctcttttttcttttttttgagttcTTAAAACTTCTTTTCCTCCTACATTCTCCTCTAGATCGGGGTTTTGACACTAGAGTGTCTATAAATAGATTTTTATGAGTCCATAATCCCTGAAACTTTATGctaatatttgtgtgtatgtatctgaCTGTATTTCTTAGAAAAGGTACCATATCTTATCTTATATCATATTCTCTGAAGTGTCTgtgactcaataaatgttaagggCCAACATTTTATATGTATCATGGGAAGAAGAAATTGAGTTTATTTATCCTTATTTTGTATCAAAGGAGGCAAAATTGATTCAAACTATTGGGTTCTGCACACAGCAGTGGTTAATATGAAGAAACCTTTCCAGGATATACTATCCAATTATTGAAAATGCACTTGCTTAAAGgcttattttgttgttattaaaaAATTTGTAAACTATCTTTCAAAAAAATCACCTTctgaatgacattttaaaaatgtgttctaaTAGTAATTGACTCTGACAAGAACTACATATTACAAGTACCCTTGAAGCTTTGCCATAATACTCCAGCTTTGAAGATGAGACTAATGATATTCCTTAAATCAGAAAAGCCATTGTGCAGCTGTAATTTCTATCTGCTTATTCGTTTCCAGCAGAAATAGGTGTGCTTGCAAGAAAGAGAGTGAGAGGTCCTAACTCCCTTGATTAATGATGTTACAGAAATGTGCCTACAAATCATACTCCacagcattgttgttcagtctctgccactctttgtgaccctatggcctgtaatacaccaggcttctctgtcctccaccgtcccctggagtttgctcagattcatgtccattgagttggtgataccttccaaccatctaatcctctgccaccctcttctcctcctgccctcaatctttcccagcatcagggtcttttccagtgagttggctctttgcatcaggtggccgaagtattggagcttcagcaacagtccttccagtgaatattcagggttgattcttttaggattgactggtttgatctccttgcaatccaagggactcgcaagagtcttctgtagtgccacagttcaaaagcatcaattctttctcctgagccttctttatggtccagctctcacatctgtacatgactactggaaaaaccgtagttttgactatacggacctttgctggcaaagtgatgtctctgctttttaatatgctctctaagattgtcatagtttttcttccaagagcaagtgtcttttaatttcatggctgcagtcacagtccgtagtgattttagagcccaagaaaaataaaaccagtcactgtttccactgtttccccatctatttgccatgaagtaatgggaccagatgccatgatcttagtactttgaatgttgagttttaagccaggtttttcacactcctctttcactctcatcaagaggctctttagttcctctttgctttttgccgtaagggtggtatcgtctgcatgtttgaggtaattgatatttctcctggcaatcttggttccagcttgtgcttcattcagtctggcatttcacacgatgcacttatttcacatgatgtactctgaaggGTGAcaatagccttgatgtactcctttctcaattttgaaccagtcagttgttccatgtcttgttctaacttgcttcttaatctgcatacaagttcctcaggaggcaggtaaggtcgtctggtattccaagctctttaagaattttccacacagttgtcatacacagttaaaggctttcagttcagttcagttcagttcagtcactcagtcgtgtccaactctttgcaaccccatgaaccacagcatgccaggcctccctgtccatcaccaactcctggagcccacccaaacccatgtccattgagtgggtgatgccacccaatcatctcatcctctgtcatccccttctcctcctgccctcaatctttcccgccatcagggtcttttcaatgagtcagctcagtCAGCTcgtcgcatgagatggccaaactattggagtttcagcttcaacatcagtccttccaataaacacccaggcctaatctcctgtaggatggactggttggatctccttgcaaaggctttagcattgtcaatgaagcagaaatagatgtttttctggaattcccccctgctttctccatgatccaacgattgttggcaatttgacctctggttcctctgccactTGGGAACCTGAAATTTCTAGAGTCTTACACTTGTGTTTAAAATAGACACTGAGAAAGTCAGAAATATTGCAGACTCATTAGATTAGCTGAACTTTCTTGGTAGCCATTGATGAGATTAATCCAAATCAAGTTCTCTGGactatgtttaaaaacaactttaatcacatacactattgatactatgcataAAGTAGATATCTAATGAGAACATACCTCACAAAGCTATACAACACCCAGTATTATTTCCAGGGCTCACTGTGTAGAGGTTTCAAGCCAAAACCAGTTTCTTCTGTTTATTGCTTCAAGTATCTTTCTAAAAGTTAGGAGACAAAAGTAGAGGGAAAGTCTCTATTTAGACTGTCTCCACTTAGATAGTCTCCAATGGACCAAACTAAGGAAAAgatgacccttgaacaacacgagTTTGAATTGTGCAGGTCCAGTTaaacctggattttttttttttccagtggtaaacATTTCAGTACTACACCATCTGCGGCTGATTGAATCTGCTGACACAGAGGAGCCATAGCTGAGGAATCGAGTATATGGAGGGCCCAcctgtcactagtggtaaagaacccgcctgccgatacTGGAGtcatgagacgtgggtttgatccctgggtcgggaagatcccctggagaagagcatggcaacccactctagtattcttgcctggagaatcccatggacagaggagcctggcaagctacagtccgtagagctgcaaagagctggacatgactgaagagacctagcatgcacacactataAATTATGGCTGAAATTCTAGACTGGGTCAAGGGTCAATACCCCTAACCCCAACCTTGCTCCAGGGTTAACTGTACATGTTATCTGCtcctcttggttttttttttttttttttccttttttcctggcACCCTTAGAAAGAGGAA
Coding sequences:
- the EHHADH gene encoding peroxisomal bifunctional enzyme, with amino-acid sequence MAEFTRLQNCLALIRLRNPPVNAISINVARGIKESLQKAITDDTVKAIVICGADGIFCAGADIGEFKVHKSFDMQLGDIVDEIQRNKKPVVAAIQKVALGGGLELALGCHYRIAHPEAQVGFPEVTLGILPGARGTQLLPRLVGVPAALDLIISGRHISANEALKLGIIDKIVNSDPVEEAIKFAQRISDQSPESRRICNMPVPSLPNMDAIFSEAFLQVRKRYPGWLSPEACVRAVQAAVQYPYDMGSKKEKELVLYLNTSGQAKALQYAFFAERMANKWSTPSGASWKTTSGRPISSVGVLGLGTMGRGIVISFAKAQIPVIAVESDKKQLETASKIITSILEKEASKMQQSGHAWSGPKPRLTTSMKELSGVDLVIEAVYEEMNLKKRVFAELSAICKPEAFLCTNTSALDIDEIASSSDRPHLVIGTHFFSPAHVMKLLEVIPSRFSSPTTIATVMNLSKKIKKIGVVVGNCFGFVGNRMLRSYYDQTYFLLEEGSKPEEIDEVLEEFGFKMGPFRVSDLAGLDIGWKSRKGQGLTGPTLPPGSSARKRGGRRYCPIPDMLCESGRFGQKTGKGWYLYDKPLGRIHKPDPWLSQFLAQYRETYHIKPRIITRDEILERCLYSLINEAFRILEEGMAATPEHIDVIYLHGYGWPRHKGGPMFYASTVGLPMVLEKLQKYHRQNPDIPQLEPCDYLKKLASQGNLPLEEWQSLAGPPRSKL